One window of the Chelonoidis abingdonii isolate Lonesome George chromosome 3, CheloAbing_2.0, whole genome shotgun sequence genome contains the following:
- the C1D gene encoding nuclear nucleic acid-binding protein C1D, translated as MEMAEEDNSGEEYPNEIHDYLSAFEKSLSSVDDVLKTMMSVSRSELLERLDPLEQAKLDLVSAYTLNSMFWVYLATQGINPKDHPVKQELERIRTYMNRVKEITDKKMASKLDKGAAARFVRNALWEPKPETNPKVKASAKAKKKKTN; from the exons ATGGAGATGGCAGAGGAAGATAATAGTGGGGAAGAATACCCAAATGAAATTCATGATTATCTGTCAGCATTTGAAAAGTCTCTTAGTTCTGTAGATGACGTGCTGAAGACAATGATGTCTGTTTCTAGGAGTGAGCTTCTTGAAAGG ttggACCCTCTTGAGCAAGCAAAATTGGATTTGGTTTCTGCATACACGTTAAATTCGATGTTTTGGG TATACCTGGCCACTCAAGGAATCAATCCCAAGGACCATCCAGTGAAACAAGAGCTG GAGAGAATAAGAACGTACATGAACAGAGTCAAAGAAATAACTGACAAGAAAATGGCGTCCAAACTGGATAAAGGAGCTGCAGCAAGATTTGTAAGAAACGCATTATGGGAACCAAAACCTGAAACTAATCCTAAAGTGAAAGCTTCTGctaaggcaaaaaagaaaaaaacaaactag